One Phycisphaeraceae bacterium genomic window, AACGCCGCGCGGCGGGTGACGACGAGGTTGTAAAGCGTGCCGTCGGTACCGACGACCCGCGCTTTATACGTGCCGGTCGAAGCAGGCACGAAGTCTTCGATGCGGGAAGCGACATTCGCGCCGCTGGCTGCGCCGATGGCGACGAGATTATCGCTGGAGTCAAAGAGTGCCAGCGTCAGCGGCGTGCCGCCGGCCTCGACCGCAGCAACCGCGAGTGAAATCGGCTGGTTGGCGGTCGCGGTGAATGAGTAGTAGTCGTCGTCACCGTCAGCCTGTCCGAACACCGCCAGGCGATCCGCGCCGCCCTGCAGAGCGATCGCTGAGCCGTTGATGTTCTGCGCTGTCGCCGGCGTGTCGTTCGTCGGCCGGGTCACCGATTCGTTGTCATATTCCGCATTGAGCAGCACATCGACGAGATAGCCCCCCGTACCTGAAACACTCGATACGTCGATCGTGTACGTGCCTGCGGAGCTGACATCGAGATTGAAGACCGCGACGTTCGAGCCTGCCGCCGCCGCATCCGCTGTGCCGATCGTGGTGCCGAACGGATTCTTGATGACGAGGTGGCCGTCGATCGACTGATCCAGCGGCGTAAACCGGACGGACAGTTTGGCGGGCGAATCAAGCGTCAAATCGTAAGTCGTCGGCGTGTTGATCGCGGTGATGTCTGCGTTGACCGATCCCTGATAAACCATCGAACCCGCCGGCGCGACCCGCGTCAGCGGTGTGGGGACCGGCGTCCCGGCGACACCGAATGCTGCCGCAATGACGCCGGAGCTTGGCGTCGCCGAAGGCAGCGAGGTCGGCCCTTCTGCCGGTGCAGGCGTACGAGCGATGACCACTTCAATCGGTGCTGCTTTGACGTTGTTGGTTTCCGTCAACTCGCGCAGCAAGTCCGCGTCGTCGCTGACGTAAAGCAGGAACCAGTGCCCTGCGTCCACATCGGGTAACACCAGCGATTGCGCCTGCTCGTAGCTGCTCCCGGCGGCCAGATCGCGGCCGGATGATTGACGGGCAAGCTGCGTGTCACCTGCGTCGAGCTGTTCGTCGCTCGAAAGGTACACCGCGTCATACCAGTCGCCGCTGGCTGCCAACGGGCCGTTATTTTCCACGGTCCACGAAAGCTGGAGCGTCTCTCCTGAGACGGCATCAGCCGGCGACGAGGCACTGACGATCGACAGGTCAGGCGAGCCGATCTGGATCGGCGTGGAGCGCAGGTTGTCGTGCTCGTTGCTTTCCCGAACGGTGTTGGTGCGGTCGGTCTTGATGAGGACATTCCACGTACCCGCGGAAATCCCGCTGGGCAGCGTCAGTCCCTGAGTCACGGTGTAGCTTTCGCCCGGCGCCAACGGACCGCGCGCGGAAGCATCCAGGTTCAGGATCGGCAGGTCGGATGCGTCGATGACGTTGTCTTGTGAAAGAACACCGTAATCAAACCACGAGGTGTCCGTGGTCTCGTTGCCCTGATTCGTCACGGTGTAAGAGAGATCAAGAGTCGAGCCGAGCTTCACGGTTGAAGGCAGCGTGATCTCGCTGACGGTCAGGTTGCTGTCGCTGAGCATGACACGTTGCTCAAGCCCTTCGAGCTGATGCCCGTGAAGGACCTGTGTATCCAGCGCAGATACACGGGTTTCCGACTGGTAACGACGGAGCTTGCGACGTTTGCGACGCTCAAGTGCTCGAACCCTGTTCCAAAATCGGCCCACGATTGGCCTCCTTACCGGAAAAAACACAGAGGTAAAAACCCCGACCTGTTCGCTCAGTTAACGACAAAAGCCCGTGGTGTAAACCACAGGCTTCTGACGAACTGATCATGCTCGGACGTAACAGATCACACTTCCCCTCTCCACATCCAAAAACCCGAATTATCACGTCTAGACAATCAGTACCAACGAGACACTCGACTCCTGCGATCTCAAGCGCGGGAGAAAGCCCGCGCGGGACGACGTACCGCGTAGAGCCCCGCCGCAGCAAGCCCCAACAGGCTCAACATCGCAACCTGAGGTTCAGGAACGGGATTTCCGCCGCCACCCTGATTGACGCGGATGGTCTGGCCATTGGGATAGCTCACAGGAACAGGAGGAAATGCTGCTTCACCAATCCCGCCGGTATCCGTCGAATAAAGCAGGAAGTCAAAGCCGAAGAAATCAATGGATGGTCCGACGTTGATCGTCGTGGAGCCTGCGTTCATCGCCATGAGTTGCAGGGTAAAGAGAATCTGAGGCGAGCCGATACCGCGACCGATATCGTCGTACGCACCAGCAACACCTTCGAGTGTCTGACCCGCACCGGGGCCATTCACCAGCGAGCCGTCGCTGCCGAACGATGCGTCAGGCCTGACCACCGAACCGGGTACGACTTGCAGAATCGACCGATCGCTGACCAGAAAGTCGGTGTCGAACGAGAAGATGCCATCCTCAACGTCCGGATTATTGACCAGAGCCTTAACCGTGGCGGTGGTCGTCTGACCGACGTTCAGGACATTGTTTTCGACTTCAATGGTGACAGTGACGCTTGGATCGCCCTGGGTCTGAGCCATCAAAGATGACCCGAGCGCCAATGACGCCACAAACGCAGCCAATAACGCTGTAACTCGCTTTGTAAACACTATTTCTCCTTCCTCAAAGATTGTGTTTAGAACGGTGGTTTTACACGAAAATACCCTGACGATGAAGTGGTACGATTATAACCCAAAATACCTAAAAAAGCAACAGTTGCGCTATAATTTTGCAGTTTTGCAGTTGAGGCCGATAACTTCGCAACAACCGATTTTAGGGGGCTAGCTCCCATTGCCGCATCAAGTCAGTGCGTCGATGGCACGATGAGGAATGCTCGTGATTGTCGATTGTGTTCGAGGGGCGAATCGTCCGATATAAACCCTCGCCACGACCTACCCTGATCTCCACCTAACCGACAGGAATCGCTCCCATGTCAGAAACTCCCGCCAGCAACGATCCGCAAATCGAAAACCACGCCCGCGAACAGGTCGGCAGCCGACAGGTCCGCATGCGCATCGATGAGCGCGGCCTGACGACAACCTACGCCAACGCCTTCCGTACCAACAGCTCTCCCGAAGAAGTCATCATTGACTTCGGGCTTAATCTCGTCACCCAGCCCGCCCAGCGCGACGGCGGCAAGGACGGGACACCCGGCGAAATCCTCTTCCAGGTCACCAACCGCACGATCATGAACTACTACTCCGCCAAACGGCTCGCGATCACGCTGACCCAGATGATCAAGAGACACGAAGATCAGTTTGGTAACCTCGAACTCAACGCTGAGACTCGACGCAAAAAGAAGTAAGCGCGTCGAATTACATCCCCAATCATCCGCAGCAAGGCCGACGGAACACGTCGGTCTTGTTATATGCGCAATTCGCGCGGGATTTCGGAATGAGGTCAATCTCTCATTGACGCTGCGCACCATCCGGGCGTGGTTTCTGATTACAATCTCCGTCCCCACAGACAGGAGTTTCCCGTGTCCACCACGACCACCGCCCGCCCCGCCGCCGCACGCCACATTGATCAGCGTTACATGCCCCGCGTGGGTGGGATCGACCTTGAGCAGTCGCTCAACTACATCGCCGTCGCCGACGCCGGCGTGGATTTCTGCTACCGCTGCTACACCGGCAGCCGCCTGCCTTATCAAAAGGGTGCCCGGCCTGTGCTGGAAAAAATCGCAGCCGAGGTGACCGCGGGATCATCCGACCAGCGCGAAGCGGCGCTCCGGTTGAATGACTGGGTTTCCCGGAAGGTCGCCTGGGCCGGCTACCACTGGAAACACAAGGGCAAACGCCTCGCCACCGATCTGGCGTTGTCCGAGGAGAACCTCATCGAGCAGGGCTACGGCTGGTGCAATGAGCAAGTCCGCGTGCTCTGCTGCCTCACTCAGGTGATTGATATTCCCTCACGCATCGTCTTCGCCTGCAATCGGGCAGGCAACTACGGCCACTGCGTCACGGAAGTGCTGCTGGCGGGACAATGGTTGATGCTCGACGAGTCGTTCGGCTATGCCTTCGAGTTCAACGGCAAGCCGGTACGTGCGGTGGATGTGTTCGGCGATATCAGAATGCGCGAACACTTCCAGCCCATCTACAAAAAAATGTGCGACGACCTGATCAAGGAACTCGGCCACAGCATCCTCGACGGAGACTTCGCCATGTCCGTCTCGCCCAATCCGCTCGATGGCTTTGAAGTGATCGGGTTCCACAATCACTTCGTTCACTGAACGACGACTCGCTGCAGTTCCGACGAGTTCACTCGACCGACACAGCCCAGACTTCGCTGTCAACTTTCTCCTCGCTGAACGGGCCGTGCGTAAAAAGAATCGTCGGTGAATGGACAGGATGAAACGGCCCTGGTCGTGAAATTGCCGGCAACCAACTTGGTGCCGCCGAATCTGTCGTGCTGATTTGCTGACACGCAAATTGACGCCCTTCGTCGGTCGATGCCAGATAAAAAACTTCCGTGGACGGATCACGCCAGGTATGCGATGACGCAGCGGTCGATGCGGCGATCACCACATGGATGCGGTCAGCGGTATCAATCGTCATGCTGCCATCGGTCGGTACGCGATCGGCAGGAAGAAACCGGCTGAGATCAACCGTTTCCCACGCCTTTCCCGTCCAATGTGACAGCGGCAGATAGCGGTCGTTGCCCTTCTGCTTGCCTGTAAGAATCCAGGGCCGACCACGGGAGTCACAGACCAACCCCCAGTTGCGCGGATCGTCCTCCGCAGGCGGGTGAGGCACCGCAAAGCGAGATTCGTACAGGATGGGAGTATCGACTGTCGCACCCGACAGATCGGCCCAGGTCTTGCCGTCATCAACCGACTTGAGCAGCGCAACACCCAGCGAGTACCCGCGTTGCTCGGAATAAAAATGTCCCGACACATACAACGTGCCCTGATGATCGGAAGTGATGATCGGGCCGAGGTGGGTATATCCAGGATCAATGTCCTGCGCCATCAGCGGCCGTGCGGACTCCCAAGCTTTGCCGGGGCGTTGTCTCTGGAACATCAGCGGATGCGGCTTCTCCCCGCCGCGATACACCAGACAATCCATGCCCGAATACGTATGAAGCAGGTAGCCATACGTCGCGTTGTAACCGACGACCACTGCATTCCTGCCGATGGCGTCGAGCGAGTTGGGTTCTGTTGCCGTGCAGTGTTTGAACGTACCGCAGGGCCAGCGATCGGGGTAAATACCCCACGGACCATGCGGGCCGAACGTCAGGTGCAGTCGCTGCGCCGCATCCACGGTCAGCGACGGGTGGTTGTGATTATCCGCGCCGTCTCCGATGGAAATCGTTGGCCCCCACTGGCGCGTCGCGTGATCAAACGTCCTGCCGCGCGTTTGAGCCGGCGCATCCGTCCAGACCACATGCGTTTTGCCGGCTATCGTCACGCACTTATTTGAAAATCCATACGCGGTCGCACGGTCGGAGCCTTGCGACGAAAGCAGAAATGGTTTGCCGAGCTGCCCCATCGAATTAACTTTTCCTGCTGACTATTCAGGTTGGCGGGATTGGTCTGTCTTAATGCGTCAGGTGAACAACTCGGCGATTCCCTTGACCGTGATCTCCACGAGTTCCTGGCCGCCTTCGGGTCCGACCTTGCTGACGACGGGCAGTGCGCCATAGCTGCCGCCATCGACACCGCGTTGCGTCGGCAGATACCAGCCCAAGCCGGCGGTGATCTGCGCCAGAAACGTCTGGGCTGCGACACTGCGGGCTTTGATCTGCTGCCCATAATCCACGTAAATCTCAAACGGATTAGTCGCCAGCACCATCTCGCCGAGTCGCAGGAAATGCAGTTCAGCCTTCACCGGCTGGCTCTTGAGCTTGCCGTCGAATATGTCCACCACGCGCTGTAGCCGCGACGGCCACCACGAGGCGGGATCCATATTCCTTTTCAACGCGGCGGCGTGCTCTCTCTCGGACCAGTCGCGTTCCTTCCGTGAAATCTGACGCGGCGTAAGCGTCACGCGCTTGATGCTGTGAATCACCGGCGTCGGGCCATCATCAGGTTTTGTACACGCCAGGGCACGCTCAACCTCTCCCGCCACGCGCTGCGCGATCTCCTGCCGTTCCGTGATGCCGCGACGTTGGCGCATCAATTCTTCCTGCTTGCTGTTGAGGATGAAATGGGGCGACTGATCGCCCGCGATGCCGCAAAGCGGCAACACCCAGAGCCGCTCACCCAGACGGCGGCGAAGCTCGACGCGGATGTCATGCCAGAAGTCGGCGGAGAATTTCTCGATATGCTCATCCACCTGCGCGGGACAAGGCACATCGAGCATGATGCCACTCAGACGGCCGGAGGTGTCCCAGATAAAAAGCATGTCGAGCGAGTGATCCTCCTGCCCCTCGATGCCACGGAATTCCGGCAGCGCAGCATTGCCGTACATCCGCGTTGAGCCGTCGGCGTAATACGGGCGGCGATTGTGCGCCACGACCGCATGACCGAATGCCCGACCGATCCGCGCCGGTGCCAGCGACCGCCATGCTTCGACTACCGCTTCGGCTGCGCGATCTGCCAGCAGCGTCATACATTCTCGCGCGGTCATAACGTCTCCGCCGGGGTCCACATAAAAACCTTCGATGAACGCCAGAGACGCATGGGTGTGCGTCCCGGTCATGATGAGGTTGTCGGCAGGCAGTTCCGGCAGCGTCCGCGCCAGACGCTGACGCACAGCCGCCATCAACTCCTCGGAGACGGTCACCAGATCAAAGGAGACAAGTACCGTGCGATGAGGATAGGCTCCGCCCGCTGCGCCTGCCGGCGCAGAGTCGCCCTCGATAGCCATGGCGGTGAGTGTTAACGGGTCCATTGCTTCGCGGGCGATGCGATTGTGCATTTGCCCCATCAGCAAGGCCGGTCGATTCGGCACAATACTTCGTGACGCCCATCCGATTTTGAGCATGATCCTGTCCCTTGAAAGTCAAGACGGACATCATAATCAGTGCGCAAAATCAAATTGAGCCGCAGGGGGACTGCGACGAAATTAATGCGAAATGAACGACGAACATCTGGATCAGCCGCGCTGACGCCGTGAAAGAATCAACGCGCTACCCAGCCCCAGCAGGCAAAGCGATGCAGGCTCAGGTGTGCTGAAGACAAAGTTGCTGATGCCTCGTGAGCCGTTTGAGTCGTCCCCGAAAACCAAGCTGAGCGTGTGACCGGCGGTCGCACTGACGTTGGGTGAGAAAGTGTTATGCGTCGTGCCGGAAATCGTGGTGTTGGTCAGTGGTCCCCACATGCTGACGGGCGTGCCACCGACATCTTTGATGACCTCGATGTGAGGCATGACGCGGTCGGTTTTGTAACCCGCCAGATCGAAGCTCTCCAGCGTGACCGTTTTTCCGTTGAGAGGAATCAGACGGATTTCAACGTAGTAAGGTGGAATCTGGCCGTTGTAGATCACCTGAGCCAGGTCACCAAAGTTATCCCCCGGTTGGCTGTAGTAGGCGACCGCACCGGTATAAAAATTGTCGAGAGGATTAGTCGGGTGGTAGTAACGGTACTCAACATTGACGTCAGGAGTGTAGCCACCGGCTGATCCGTATCGCCAATTGGCGCCGGCTGGATCGAAATCCGTCACTGCATCGCCATAGTTTTGGAAACTGTACCCGCCGTTGGCTATGCGCGTGGTCTTGGTCGAGTCGGTGTAGAACTCAAAGGTCAGCGATGTCGCCTCCGCGATGCCGCTTATTGCGAACAGCAACATCAGCACGGAAGCACTCAACAGCAATCGGGGCGAGGTCATCGAAGACATGCTTTCTTCCTCCTGTTGGCTTTTCGACAATCCGCGGACTGGTCAACCTGAAATCGACCTTGAACGCGGTCTCCTCAAATCTATCGCAAAAATCTAGGAATTCAAGACTATTTCAACCTTCTGCCTGAGTAAATTTTACCTTTTTGCCACCTAATAAGGAAGCGGTCAATGCTCCCGTCGAGGGAAATCGAATCCCGACGGATATAGCTTATCCGTCAGGCTTCCATACTATTTGCAAGCTAAAGTGTTGCTCCGCGTTTCACCTGAAATCCACCGCCCCCCGGAAACCAACCCCGGAAGCTAACCCTCGGAAGCTAATCCCCCGCAAACACGGACCATTACTGCAGGGGATGGCCTGATCGTAGAAGCAGCCCTCATGCAACGACTAGCCGAAATCTGTATTCGTCGGCCGATCTTCGCCTCGATGATTATCCTCGCGCTGGTGGTCGTGGGTGTCACCAGCTATATGCGGCTAGGTGTGGATCGACTTCCCTCGGTGGACCTGCCCACCGTCAGCATCCGCACGACGCTTGCCGGTGCCTCTCCGGAGGAAATGGAAAGCGAAGTCACGAAGGTCATTGAGGAAGTCGTCAACACGGTCGAGGGCATTGATGAGCTGCGCTCGATCTCCGGAGCAGGCGCCTCGGTGGTGATCGCCACCTTCAAGCTCAATCGGAACATCGACTCCGCGGCGCAGGATGTGCGTGATCGCGTGCAGACTGCCTTGCGTCGCCTGCCGGATGACGCGGACCCGCCGGTGGTGAGCAAGGTTGACAATGACTCGACGCCGGTGCTTTCGATCGCGGTCTCAGGTGAGCGGACAATCCGGGAGCTAACCGAGATCGCTGACAAGATCGTGAAGGTTCGACTGGAGCGATCCACGGGTGTGGGTCAGATCAACCTTTCCGGCGGACTGGAACGAACAATCAACATCTGGGTCAACGCTGACAGACTGGCGGCCCACCGCCTGCCCATCACTGCGGTGCGTGATGCCATCGCCCGTGAAAATGCGGATGTTCCCGGCGGAAACGTCACCGGCAGCGACCGGGAGCAGATCCTCCGCACCACAGCCAAGCTCAAGGATGCGGCAGCTTTTGAGCGGGTCGTGATCGCCAACATCAACGGCGCACCGCTGCGGGTCAGCGACATCGGCCGGGCGGAGGACGGCAATCGCGAACCGCGCTCCTTCGCCCGGCTCAACGGCAAGCCGGCGGTGGTGCTCGATGTCGTCCGACAGTCCGGCGCCAACACCGTCGAAGTCATCGAGGGGATCAAGGAAAAACTTCCCCAGGTACTCGACGAGGTACCACCGGGCGTCCGGGTTGAAGTCATCCGCGATCAGTCACGCTACATCTACGCAGCCCTGCATGAGATCGACACGCACCTGATTCTCGGCAGCGTCCTGGCGTGTCTGGTCGTCCTCGCCTTCATGCGGAGCTGGCGTTCCACGATCATCGCATCCGTGGCGATCCCGGCCTCGGTCATCTCAACCTTCGGCATGATGTGGGCGCTGGGCTTCACGCTCAATGCGGTCACCATGCTCGCGCTGGTTTTGATGGTCGGCATCGTGATCGACGATGCGATCGTCGTGCTGGAAAATATCTATCGCTTTGTCGAGGAAAAGAAAATGAACCCGATGGACGCCGCCCGCGAGGCGACCGCTGAAATCGGGCTGGCAGTGCTCGCGACGACGCTGAGTCTGGTCGTCATCTTCGTCCCCGTTTCGTTCATGTCGAGTATTTCCGGGCGGTTTCTCTACCAATTCGGCATCACGGCGGCGGTCGCGGTCCTGGTCAGCCTGCTCGTGTCGTTCACACTCACGCCGATGATGAGCGCGCGGCTGCTGCGAACGAATGATTCCAGCCACGGCGGTCACGCAGCCGCGGAAGCGAAGTCACGCGGCGGGTTTTACGGCGTCATCGACCGCGGCTACACCGCGTTGCTCAAACTCGCCATGCGCTTTCGCATTCCCGTCGCCTTTGTCGGCCTGCTCGTGATCCTTTCGGCAATCCCCCTCTACCGCGCGGTCCGACAGGAGTACACGCCTAGCGACGTGGATGAGGCGGAGTTCAGCCTCAACGTCACCGCCCGTGAGGGTACGAGTCTTTCAGCCATGGACGGCGCGATGAAAGCCATTGAGGACGACGTGCGTCAGATCGTCGTCAACGGCCAAAAGCCCGTGCAGGTCATGCTCACGACCATCGGCGGCGGATTTCTCGGACAGGTCAATCAGGGCAGCGCGTATATCCGCATCGCTCCGCATGAACAACGGATTTTCTCGCTCGGTCGGTTGTGGCGGGAACTGATCCACGGCAGACCACGCCAGGCCTTTGCTGGGAATTACTCGCAACGCGATGTGATGCTGGCGATCCGTAAAAAGCTGGCACAATACTCCGACCTGCGCACCTCGGTGCGGAACTATCCCTCTTTCAACATCGGCGGCGGAAACTTCGACATCGACTTCGCCATCCGCGGACCCGAATTGTCCGTGCTGGCGGCCAAGGCGGAAGAGCTGCGCATCAAATCCAAAGACCTCGGCGGAATCGTCGATGCCGACACCACGCTCAAACTCGACAAGCCCGAACTCCACGTGGAACTCGACCGCGAACGGGCCGCTGACCTGCACATCAACGCCCGCGACCTGGGAGCCACGCTGCGATTGATGGTCGGCGGTGCGGAGGAGATTTCACGCTTCCGTGATGAATCACTCAACGAAGATTACGACGTGCAACTGCGCCTCAGCGAGGACTTCCGCAACAAGGCGTCGTCCCTGTCGCAGTTGTACGTGCCGCGAAACGACGGCGGCGTGATCGAACTTGCCAATGTCGCCTCCATCCGTGACACCGGAAGCGCTTCGCGCATCGACCGCCTCGACCGTCAGCGCGTCGTCAATCTCCGTGCCTCGATCGGGCCGGGCTACGCACTGGCGGATCGTCTCGAGGCGTTGCGCCACGCTTCGACCGAACTGGGCCTGCCGCAGGGTTACACCACGGTGGTCGTCGGTCGCGGCCGCGAACTGGAACGGACCTTCACCGAATTTCTCTGGGCGTTTCTCCTTTCGATCATCTTCATGTACATGATCCTGGCGGCACAATATGAGAGCCTCATCCATCCGCTGACGATCCTGCTCTCGCTGCCGCTGTCGGTGCCTTTCGCTCTGCTGTCGCTCTACCTGACCGGCGGCACGCTCAATCTCTACTCGGCCCTGGGCATCCTGGTGCTTTTCGGCGTCGTGAAAAAGAACTCGATCCTTCAGATCGATCACATGAACAAACTCCGCGCTGACGGCATGCCTCGCTACGAAGCGATCATCCGGGGTAACCGCGATCGTCTGCGACCCATTCTGATGACCACGCTCGCACTGGTCGCGGGAATGCTGCCTCTGTGGATCGGCACCGGACCCGGCGCGGAGGAGCGCCGCGCCGTAGCGGTCGTGGTCATCGGTGGTCAGACACTCTCACTGCTGCTGACGCTGATCGTCACGCCGGTGGCTTATTCGCTGTTCGACGACCTGCGCTTCGCCTCCCGCCGGGAAAAGCCGGCGCCACTCCCCGCAGAAATCGCCGCGGGAAAGTGAGGCGATAAGGGCGCAGGGTTTCGATGCCTGCCACCCCTAACCTTGCCCCTGCGCGATCATCCCCTTAAGCTAATTCCCCGCTCATTTTTCGGCGGGATGTATCACGAACGCAGGAGACCAACATGACCCAATCGGTAAGTCTCAACAACATCGTCGGCGGTAACGTCAACTCGCTGCTCAACGAGCACCGAAAGTTTCCTCCGCCAGCCAACATCTCCAAAGTCGCCTGGTTCAAGTCGATGGCTGACTACGAAAAGGTCTATAAGGAATCCATCGACAACCCGGAAAAGTTCTGGGGTGAAAAGGCAAGCGAACTCGAATGGTTCACCCGGTGGAACAAGGTTCTCGACTGGAAGCTGCCGGACGCGAAATGGTTCGTCGGCGGCAAGACCAACGTCGCCTACAACTGCCTCGACCGGCAGGTCAAGGCGGGGCTGGGTGACAAGCTCGCGCTGGTGTGGGAAGGCGAGCCGATGGAAAACGGCCGCCCGGAGATCAAACGCTACACCTACAACGAGCTGCTGAGCGAAGTGAGCCGCTTCGCCAACGTGCTCAAGAATCTGGGGGTCCGCAAGGGTGACATCGTCACGATCTACATGCCGATGATCCCTGAGCTGGCGATCGCGATGCTCGCCTGCTCGCGTATCGGCGCGCCGCACTCGATCATCTTCGGTGGTTTTGCCGCCAGCGCAATCAAGGATCGCGTCGATGACGCCAAGAGCCGGATCATCATCACCGCCGACGGCGGCTATCGCCGCGGGAAAGTGGTACCGCTCAAGGACACGGTGGATGAAGCACTCAAGACCACGGACATCGTCAAGACGGTGGTCGTGTTCGACCGGGTGAAGGCGAACTCGTGCAAGATGACTGCCGGCCGCGATTTCAAGTGGTCGGAGCTGATGGCCAAAGCCAGCGCCGAATGCCCCGCTGAACCGATGGATTCCGAAGACCTGCTGTTCATCCTCTACACGTCGGGGTCAACCGGCAAACCCAAGGGCATCATGCACACAACCGGCGGGTACATGGTTTTTACCTACCTGACCAACAAATACGTCTTCGACCTGCACGGCGACGATCCGAACGAAATGCACTGGTGTACGGCGGACATCGGCTGGGTCACCGGCCACAGCTACATCATCTACGGCGTGATGCCCAACCGCGTGCCGACGCTGATGTTCGAGGGCGCGCCGAACTTTCCGGGCAACGACCGCTTCTGGGACATCATCGCGCGGCATAAGGTGACGAAGTTCTACACCGCGCCGACGGCGATCCGTGCCTTCATGAAATGGGGCGATCAGGAACCGGCCAAGCACGATCTGTCGAGCCTCAAAATCCTCGGTAGCGTCGGTGAGCCGATCAACCCCGAAGCGTGGATGTGGTATCACGAGCACATCGGCGGCAAACGCTGCCCGATCGTGGACACCTGGTGGCAGACAGAGACCGGCGGGCACATGCTCACTCCTCTGCCGGGCGCGATGACCACGACACCCGGCTCGTGCTCGCGGCCGTTCTTCGGCATTGATATCGCCGTCGTGGATAAGAACGGCAAGGAACTGCCCGCCGACACGGGCGGCTTCCTCGTGGTTCGCAAGCCCTGGCCGAGCATGTTGCGCGGCATCTGGGGCGACCGTGAGCGATTCGTCAAGACCTACTTCGGCGAGATTCAGGGCGTGTACTTCGCCGGTGACGGCGCGCGTAAAGACCCGGAGGGCAACTTCTGGGTCATGGGTCGCGTGGACGACGTGATCAACGTCTCCGGCCACCGCCTGGGAACAATGGAAGTCGAGAGCGCGCTGGTGAGCCACCCGTTCGTCGCCGAGGCTGCCGTTGTCGGCGTGCCTCATGAGATCAAAGGCACCGGCATTGCCGCGTTCGTCACGCTCAAGATGGGCCGCACGCCGGATGAAAAACTCAAAGAGGAACTGGGCAAGCACGTGACCAAGGAGATCGGTGCGATCGCCCGACCGGACCAGATTCGCTTTACCGAGTCATTACCCAAGACGCGCAGCGGCAAGATTATGCGGCGGCTGCTGCGTGAAGTCGCCGCCGGCGGCGAGGTCAAGGGTGATACGACCACGCTTGAAGATTTTTCCGTGCTGGCGAAATTGAAGGACACCGAAGAATAAGCGATTCCCGATGCGGTGATCCTCGTTGATGTCCGTGGTACAGCGACGGCGCGGATGTCGCGCGGGATGTCGGATCGCGTCGAAACCCGTGGCAGGATTTTCGTGTCGTCCCATATTCGCCCCATCGTCCTCGTCGGCCCGACCGCCGGCGGTAAAAGTGAGCTGGCTGTGGCGCTGGCGGAGCGACTCTCTCCGCGCGGGCAGATCATCAACGCCGACTCCATGCAGGTTTACCGCCACATGGAGGCCGGCACCGCCAAACCTTCTCGCCTGCTGCGCGATCGTGTGCCTCATCATCTCATCGACATCGTTGAGCCGACGGAACGGTTCACCGTCGCTGACTGGATCAGTCGCGCCGAACCCCTGATCGCACAGCTTCAGACGCAGCAGCAGCGACCGATCATCGTCGGCGGGACCAACCTGTACCTGCGCGGTCTCCTTGAAGGGATGTTTGAAGGCCCGGATCAGGACGCGGAATACCGCGCCAC contains:
- a CDS encoding DUF3467 domain-containing protein, with the protein product MSETPASNDPQIENHAREQVGSRQVRMRIDERGLTTTYANAFRTNSSPEEVIIDFGLNLVTQPAQRDGGKDGTPGEILFQVTNRTIMNYYSAKRLAITLTQMIKRHEDQFGNLELNAETRRKKK
- a CDS encoding PEP-CTERM sorting domain-containing protein yields the protein MSSMTSPRLLLSASVLMLLFAISGIAEATSLTFEFYTDSTKTTRIANGGYSFQNYGDAVTDFDPAGANWRYGSAGGYTPDVNVEYRYYHPTNPLDNFYTGAVAYYSQPGDNFGDLAQVIYNGQIPPYYVEIRLIPLNGKTVTLESFDLAGYKTDRVMPHIEVIKDVGGTPVSMWGPLTNTTISGTTHNTFSPNVSATAGHTLSLVFGDDSNGSRGISNFVFSTPEPASLCLLGLGSALILSRRQRG
- a CDS encoding BNR-4 repeat-containing protein codes for the protein MGQLGKPFLLSSQGSDRATAYGFSNKCVTIAGKTHVVWTDAPAQTRGRTFDHATRQWGPTISIGDGADNHNHPSLTVDAAQRLHLTFGPHGPWGIYPDRWPCGTFKHCTATEPNSLDAIGRNAVVVGYNATYGYLLHTYSGMDCLVYRGGEKPHPLMFQRQRPGKAWESARPLMAQDIDPGYTHLGPIITSDHQGTLYVSGHFYSEQRGYSLGVALLKSVDDGKTWADLSGATVDTPILYESRFAVPHPPAEDDPRNWGLVCDSRGRPWILTGKQKGNDRYLPLSHWTGKAWETVDLSRFLPADRVPTDGSMTIDTADRIHVVIAASTAASSHTWRDPSTEVFYLASTDEGRQFACQQISTTDSAAPSWLPAISRPGPFHPVHSPTILFTHGPFSEEKVDSEVWAVSVE
- a CDS encoding transglutaminase domain-containing protein → MSTTTTARPAAARHIDQRYMPRVGGIDLEQSLNYIAVADAGVDFCYRCYTGSRLPYQKGARPVLEKIAAEVTAGSSDQREAALRLNDWVSRKVAWAGYHWKHKGKRLATDLALSEENLIEQGYGWCNEQVRVLCCLTQVIDIPSRIVFACNRAGNYGHCVTEVLLAGQWLMLDESFGYAFEFNGKPVRAVDVFGDIRMREHFQPIYKKMCDDLIKELGHSILDGDFAMSVSPNPLDGFEVIGFHNHFVH